In the genome of Streptomyces collinus, one region contains:
- a CDS encoding MFS transporter has product MNVGTTATGPRQSPRATLVMACAGVFVAYLPVTSVSVSLPAIQRALHASTSQLSWISDAFVLPMAALILTAGVFGDVHGRKKVFQAGLVFAAAGATVALCAQSVQVLWVGQALAGLGAAALLPTTLALISHAVPDPHERAKFVGLWAASLMAALAVGPLLAGLILDHAAWRWIYLPAIPVAVLTVAVAAPLVADSRAPGSRRLDWPGQITAALAVTSLVYGVIEGGAGSFSEPRVVVALVLAAVGALAFVLAERRSASPMLDLTLFRSPAFSATTLIAMITFLGLIGFFFVLSLYFGMVQRLDTLDAGYRLLAVTAVCLLVGIVAGPLMRHIPVRVLIPCGLLVMTGALLSLTALDAGTPFGALAWRLALLGLGLGLVVTPMTATAVASVPHHLAGMAAAGNNAFRQVGGALGPAVLGVLLTTRTTDTLPGHLADAGVDGATAQRITAAVDADGLGVVARMDLGAQTGRALGALSDAFLDGLYLCLVVAAALALLAAVVGMLLLRTPRTSAHAAHAAPRKAKPQHEREPEPVLAGAPGGDGAAPAPLPRPDGPRLAVGEAPAGPPHGPVLSGRVRDSAGNGMAGATLTLVSPAGTQVGRVVAHSAGRYELTAPAAGTYVLIAAADGHRPLATTVVLGERSLVHDLVLAGGSRIGGAVVTADDGTAVEGALVTVTDAHGDVLAGATTDAAGRFGFGELPADDVTLTVNAPGFRPEALPVRASGAAATALRVPLRSGARLRGVVRAGSHLRSLTDARVTLVDAAGNVVGTTTTGLDGCFAFTGLDTGSYSVIAAGYPPVARKVTVDGGAPADVPLELGHPGG; this is encoded by the coding sequence GTGAACGTCGGAACAACGGCGACCGGACCACGGCAGAGTCCGAGAGCCACGCTGGTCATGGCGTGCGCCGGGGTGTTCGTCGCCTATCTGCCGGTCACCAGCGTCTCGGTGAGCCTTCCTGCCATCCAGCGGGCCCTGCACGCCTCGACCTCACAACTGTCCTGGATATCCGACGCGTTCGTGCTGCCCATGGCGGCCCTCATCCTGACCGCCGGTGTCTTCGGAGACGTGCACGGCCGCAAGAAGGTCTTCCAGGCGGGCCTGGTGTTCGCCGCCGCCGGGGCGACCGTGGCGCTGTGCGCGCAGTCGGTCCAGGTGCTGTGGGTGGGGCAGGCACTGGCCGGGCTGGGGGCGGCCGCGCTGCTGCCCACGACGCTGGCGCTGATCAGCCACGCGGTGCCCGACCCGCACGAGCGGGCCAAGTTCGTCGGCCTGTGGGCCGCTTCCCTGATGGCGGCACTGGCCGTCGGCCCTCTGCTGGCGGGCTTGATCCTCGACCACGCCGCCTGGCGGTGGATCTACCTGCCGGCCATCCCGGTGGCCGTCCTCACCGTGGCGGTGGCGGCGCCCCTGGTGGCCGACTCCCGGGCCCCCGGGTCCCGCCGGCTGGACTGGCCCGGTCAGATCACCGCCGCCCTGGCGGTCACCTCCCTCGTCTACGGCGTGATCGAAGGCGGTGCCGGCTCCTTCTCCGAGCCGAGGGTCGTCGTCGCCCTCGTGCTGGCCGCCGTCGGCGCCCTCGCGTTCGTCCTGGCCGAGCGGCGCAGCGCCAGCCCCATGCTGGATCTGACGCTCTTCCGCAGCCCGGCGTTCAGCGCCACCACGCTGATCGCGATGATCACCTTCCTGGGCCTGATCGGCTTCTTCTTCGTCCTGAGCCTCTACTTCGGCATGGTGCAGCGGCTCGACACGCTCGACGCGGGGTACCGGCTGCTGGCCGTGACGGCGGTGTGCCTGCTCGTCGGGATCGTGGCGGGGCCGTTGATGCGGCACATCCCGGTACGCGTCCTGATCCCCTGCGGTCTGCTCGTCATGACGGGGGCCCTGCTGTCTCTGACCGCGCTCGACGCCGGGACGCCGTTCGGTGCGCTGGCCTGGCGGCTGGCCCTGCTCGGCCTCGGGCTGGGGCTGGTCGTCACGCCCATGACCGCCACCGCCGTCGCCTCCGTGCCGCATCACCTGGCGGGCATGGCGGCAGCGGGCAACAACGCCTTCCGGCAGGTCGGCGGGGCCCTCGGCCCGGCCGTGCTGGGCGTGCTGCTGACCACCAGGACCACGGACACGCTGCCCGGTCACCTCGCGGACGCCGGCGTGGACGGCGCGACGGCGCAGCGGATCACCGCTGCCGTGGACGCCGACGGGCTGGGCGTGGTGGCCCGGATGGACCTGGGAGCCCAGACCGGCAGGGCCCTTGGCGCCCTGTCCGACGCCTTCCTCGACGGCCTCTACCTGTGCCTCGTCGTGGCCGCCGCGCTCGCGCTGCTCGCCGCGGTCGTCGGAATGCTGCTGCTGCGCACCCCGCGGACCTCGGCCCATGCGGCCCACGCGGCCCCCAGGAAGGCCAAGCCGCAGCACGAGCGCGAGCCGGAACCGGTTCTCGCGGGGGCGCCCGGCGGGGACGGTGCCGCCCCGGCCCCGCTCCCCCGGCCGGACGGGCCACGCCTGGCCGTCGGCGAGGCCCCGGCCGGGCCTCCGCACGGGCCCGTCCTCTCCGGCCGGGTCCGTGACAGCGCCGGCAACGGGATGGCGGGCGCCACGCTCACCCTCGTCTCACCGGCCGGGACGCAGGTCGGCCGGGTCGTGGCCCACAGCGCGGGCCGCTACGAGCTGACCGCCCCCGCGGCGGGGACGTACGTGCTGATCGCCGCCGCGGACGGCCACCGGCCCCTGGCCACCACGGTCGTGCTGGGCGAGCGGTCTCTGGTCCACGACCTGGTGCTGGCCGGAGGCAGCAGGATCGGCGGCGCCGTGGTGACGGCCGATGACGGAACCGCTGTGGAGGGCGCCCTGGTCACGGTCACCGACGCACACGGCGACGTACTGGCCGGCGCCACGACCGACGCGGCAGGGCGTTTCGGCTTCGGTGAGCTGCCGGCGGACGACGTCACGCTCACGGTGAACGCCCCGGGGTTCCGGCCCGAGGCACTGCCCGTCCGGGCGTCCGGCGCCGCGGCCACCGCGTTGCGGGTGCCGCTGCGGTCGGGTGCCCGGCTGCGGGGCGTCGTCCGGGCGGGTTCCCACCTCAGGAGCCTGACCGACGCGCGGGTCACCCTGGTGGATGCGGCCGGAAACGTCGTGGGCACCACGACCACCGGCCTGGACGGCTGCTTCGCCTTCACCGGCCTGGACACGGGCAGCTACTCGGTGATCGCCGCCGGGTACCCGCCGGTGGCAAGGAAGGTCACCGTGGACGGCGGGGCTCCGGCGGACGTCCCTCTGGAACTGGGCCACCCGGGCGGCTGA
- a CDS encoding FAD-dependent oxidoreductase: MNMSRTRRERLVVIGGDAAGMSAASQARRLKGPDELEIVAFERGHFTSYSACGIPYWVGGDVTDRDRLIARTPEEHRARDIDLRLRTEVTELDLDGQRVRARDVDTGEESWTSYDKLVIATGARPIRPDMPGADAAGVHGVQTLDDGQALLDTLEGTRGRRAVVVGAGYIGVEMAEALINRGYDVTVVNRGSEPMSTLDPDMGCLVHEAMEGLGITMVNDAEVTKILTGDGGTSLLERSRELGGSRVRGVVTQDREFPADVVVLGIGVRPETALAKAAGLPLGPHGGLLTDRSMRVRGHENIWAGGDCVEVLDLVSGQDRHIPLGTHANKHGQVIGTNIGGGYATFPGVVGTAVSKVCDLEIARTGLREKDAHRVGLRFESVTIESTSRAGYYPNASPMTVKMLAEHRTGRLLGVQIVGREGAGKRVDIAAVALTAGMTAEQMTTLDLGYAPPFSPVWDPVLVAARKAAAQVRGTLSRG; the protein is encoded by the coding sequence ATGAACATGAGCCGTACGCGCAGGGAGCGACTGGTCGTGATCGGCGGCGACGCCGCGGGGATGTCCGCGGCGTCGCAGGCCCGCCGTCTGAAGGGCCCCGACGAGCTGGAGATCGTGGCGTTCGAACGGGGCCACTTCACGTCGTACTCGGCATGCGGCATCCCCTACTGGGTCGGCGGCGACGTCACCGACCGGGACCGGCTCATCGCCCGCACCCCCGAGGAACACCGCGCCCGGGACATCGACCTGCGGCTGCGCACCGAAGTGACGGAACTGGACCTCGACGGGCAGCGGGTACGCGCCCGTGACGTCGACACCGGCGAGGAGTCCTGGACGTCGTACGACAAGCTCGTGATCGCGACCGGTGCGCGGCCGATCCGGCCCGACATGCCCGGGGCGGACGCGGCCGGGGTGCATGGCGTGCAGACGCTGGACGACGGCCAGGCGCTCCTCGACACGCTGGAGGGCACGCGGGGCCGCCGCGCGGTGGTCGTCGGGGCCGGTTACATCGGTGTGGAGATGGCCGAGGCCCTCATCAACCGCGGCTACGACGTGACCGTCGTCAACCGCGGCAGCGAACCCATGTCGACCCTCGACCCCGACATGGGCTGCCTGGTGCACGAGGCTATGGAGGGCCTGGGCATCACGATGGTGAACGACGCCGAGGTCACGAAGATCCTCACCGGTGATGGGGGCACCTCCCTGCTCGAGCGGAGCCGAGAGCTTGGGGGAAGCCGGGTGCGCGGGGTGGTGACCCAGGACCGCGAGTTCCCGGCGGACGTCGTCGTGCTCGGCATCGGCGTCCGCCCCGAGACGGCCCTGGCGAAGGCCGCCGGGCTTCCCCTGGGCCCGCACGGCGGTCTCCTCACGGACCGCTCGATGCGGGTGCGCGGCCACGAGAACATCTGGGCGGGAGGGGACTGCGTCGAGGTCCTCGACCTGGTCTCCGGCCAGGACCGGCACATCCCGCTGGGCACCCACGCCAACAAGCACGGCCAGGTCATCGGCACCAACATCGGCGGCGGCTACGCCACCTTCCCGGGCGTGGTCGGCACGGCGGTCAGCAAGGTCTGCGACCTGGAGATCGCCCGCACGGGCCTGCGCGAGAAGGACGCCCACCGGGTGGGCCTGCGCTTCGAGTCGGTCACCATCGAGTCGACCAGCCGCGCCGGCTACTACCCGAACGCCTCCCCCATGACGGTCAAGATGCTCGCCGAGCACCGCACGGGCCGCCTGCTCGGCGTCCAGATCGTCGGCCGGGAGGGCGCGGGCAAGCGGGTCGACATCGCGGCGGTCGCCCTCACCGCGGGCATGACGGCAGAACAGATGACGACCCTGGACCTCGGCTACGCCCCGCCCTTCTCCCCGGTCTGGGACCCGGTCCTGGTGGCGGCCCGCAAGGCGGCGGCGCAGGTGCGCGGCACCTTGTCACGGGGCTAG